In Helicobacter pylori Shi112, the genomic window GAGCGTTGGCTTTATTTTCAAAGCATTTTTGTATAGTTTTATATGGCTTTTTATTATTTATTATGCGATTAGTTTTATTAAAAACAGGTTTATAACAGAAAGTCTAAAAAGTTTTATATTATTTTTAGGGATTGTGTTTAGCTGTATAGATATTTTTGGTTCGTATTATTTTCATTTGCCTTTGTCTAATGAGTTGGGTAATATTTTATTCACCACGCATTATAAAGAGAGTTTAGAATTCCTCCATGCCTATGTCTATCCGCACTGGTATTTTGTGATAGGGCTTATTTTAATAGCCATAGGTTCTCTAAAACTATTCAGTCTCATTCCTAATAAACCAATTCCTTTAAAAATAGCTAGTATTTTAAGCGTTTTATTTTTGATTGCAGAGATGCCACACACTATAAAAACCATCAAAAAATATAAAGAAGATGAAGCGTTGTTGAATGCTGATGGAACGATAGAATACATTGCTTTGGCTAAAGGAGCGTATTATTTTTGGAGGAATATTAGCAGTTTGAGAGAAAGCAATAACTCCAGTCAAGCTTTAGAAAACGCTTCTTATCCTAAAGATTACTTAGTCAAAAATACAGGAAATATTGATAATGTGGTGTTAATTTTTGGCGAGAGTTTGAACAGAAATTTTATGGGTATTTATGGCTATCAAACCCCTACAACTCCCTATTTGAGTGCTCTAAAAGAAAAAGGTTCGCTTTTAGTATTTGATAATGTGATCAGTCCAGCTTTTTATACGGATAAAAGTTTCACAATGCTTTTAACTTACGCCAATAGGGATAATCTCAACCAAAAGGCATGGTATCAATATAAAAATCTAGCCCATATCCTTAAATTGACCGATTATAAAAGCGTTTGGATCACCTCTCAAGGCTATGGACTCATGTGGGGCAATAGCTATTATCAAATAGCTAAGCATTTTGATACTTATATAGAAAATGATAAGCCTTATGATGAAAACTTAGCCACTCTTTTCAAGCGGTATTATAATAACGAGAGAGAGAGAGAGAGAGTAGAAAGCACAAAAATTTTGTTGTTTTTCATTTGATCGGCAACCATTTTGAATACAAGAACCGCTTTCCTAAAGAATTTTCCTACTTTAATCTCAATAACACTTCTTACTTTTCAAAAAACAAGCCTTTGCGGGTTAAAAACAATGCTGATAAGCAAGTTGTAACCGATTATATTAACAGCGTTTATTATAATGATTATGTTTTGTATTCTTTGGTTGAATTGTTTAAAGATAAGGATAGTCTCGTAATTTATCTAAGCGATCATGGCGATGACATGTTTGAATCAAGCGATTTTAACACCCATGAGTGTTCAAATGCCAGTGTAGAAATCCCATTTTTAATCTATATGAGCGATACATTCAAACAAAAACGCCCGCAAATGGTAAAAAGTTTTGAAGAAGCTTTACACAAGCCTTTTATGAGCGATGATTTATTGCATACCTTGTTGCCATTGGCAGGAATAATTACCAAAGATTATGAAAAAACAAGAGATTTATTTAATGAGAATTACAACGATAAGCGCCCAAGGAAACCATGCGATAGCAAGGTTTATCCTATGAATAAATGAGCGATATTATAATTGTTTGATTTTTGAGCTTAAAAAAGCAATTAGGCTTTGCTTGTTATGGTATGGGTAAATGTTATGATTTAAAAATAGGATCAATCTAACTTAAACAGATTTTTTCTAATCTATCCTCTAAATTTAGCCTTAATACAGCAGATCCGGCAATTTTAGACTCCTTTTTTGGAGTTTGGGTTAAAAAGAGCCTTTTATTTTATCTTAAAGCGGTTTTTCTCCAACGCGTTCTGGATCGCAATAGAGGGCGATAGGTAATTGTAACGCACTAAAATTTCGGTGATTTCTTTAAAAATAGGGGCTGCAATCTTGCTAGCGTAATATTCTTCCTTGCCGTGCGAGCCTAAGATAACCACGCCGATAGTAAAAACCTGCTTTTCATCTTCAGCGAACCCAAAAAAAGAGCTGTTGTAGGACTGCACGCTGTAACTCCCGTTTTTAGCAACCCTAGCCGTGCCCGTTTTGCCCCCTATGTATAGCCCTTCAAATTGAGCGTTTTTGCCTGTGCCGTAACGCACCACTTTAATTAAGGTTTCTTTCATTTTTCTAGCGCTTTTTGGATTGATGACTTGAAAAGTGGGTTTGGGGCTAGGGATGTAAATATCGCCATTAGGGGCGGTTTCTCGTTGCACTAAATAGGGGGTAGTCAATTTGCCTTCATTAGAAAACACCGCATAAGCCCTTAAAAGCTGCAAGAAAGTCGCGTTCAACCCATAGCCATAAGAGACGCTGCCCTTTAACACTTCACGCTTGAAAGCGGACAAAGGAGGGATCTTCCCTGTGGCCTCTAAGGATAAATCAATGCCCGTTTTTTGAGAAAATCCATAGCCTAAAAGCCCGTTATAGAAATCCTCCGGGTTGAGATTTTTGCTGATTTTTATCATGCCCACATTGCTAGATTGGATCAAAATGTCTTCAACAACGGCTTTTTTACTAGGGATAAAGTCATCTTTAATGGTGTATTTTCCCAATTGGTAATAGCCATGGTTTAAATCAATGCGTTCTTTGGGGTTGATTAAATTCTTGTCTAACAGCAAGGAATAAACAATGGGTTTAATCGTGCTGCCTGGCTCAAAAACCTTTTCGGCAACGCTCAAATTCAAGCTTTCATAATCGCTGGTTTTAATCGCATT contains:
- a CDS encoding sulfatase-like hydrolase/transferase, producing the protein MILDAKFFVFILFNALSTCFLSSVSVGFIFKAFLYSFIWLFIIYYAISFIKNRFITESLKSFILFLGIVFSCIDIFGSYYFHLPLSNELGNILFTTHYKESLEFLHAYVYPHWYFVIGLILIAIGSLKLFSLIPNKPIPLKIASILSVLFLIAEMPHTIKTIKKYKEDEALLNADGTIEYIALAKGAYYFWRNISSLRESNNSSQALENASYPKDYLVKNTGNIDNVVLIFGESLNRNFMGIYGYQTPTTPYLSALKEKGSLLVFDNVISPAFYTDKSFTMLLTYANRDNLNQKAWYQYKNLAHILKLTDYKSVWITSQGYGLMWGNSYYQIAKHFDTYIENDKPYDENLATLFKRYYNNERERERVESTKILLFFI
- a CDS encoding sulfatase-like hydrolase/transferase; the encoded protein is MIGNHFEYKNRFPKEFSYFNLNNTSYFSKNKPLRVKNNADKQVVTDYINSVYYNDYVLYSLVELFKDKDSLVIYLSDHGDDMFESSDFNTHECSNASVEIPFLIYMSDTFKQKRPQMVKSFEEALHKPFMSDDLLHTLLPLAGIITKDYEKTRDLFNENYNDKRPRKPCDSKVYPMNK
- a CDS encoding peptidoglycan D,D-transpeptidase FtsI family protein — encoded protein: MDNKNIDPNFNPERFLETQKYKVVFTALVFLLLFIVFLMVAFKKAFFAQANMPTLVMSKQDTATRGTIYSQDNYSLAASQTLFKLGFDTRFLNPDKEDFFIDFLSIYSNIPKKSLKDAINTKGYTILAYDLTPNTAANLRDLNKKFLTFGVFQNFKDARDKVWQKQGLNIEVSGVSRHYPYQNSLEPIIGYVQKQEEDKLTLITGKKGVEKSQDHLLKAQQNGIRTGKRDVSFNFIQNHSYTEVERLDGYEVYLSIPLKLQREIETLLNKAKDKLKAEEILVGIINPKSGEILSLASSKRFNPNAIKTSDYESLNLSVAEKVFEPGSTIKPIVYSLLLDKNLINPKERIDLNHGYYQLGKYTIKDDFIPSKKAVVEDILIQSSNVGMIKISKNLNPEDFYNGLLGYGFSQKTGIDLSLEATGKIPPLSAFKREVLKGSVSYGYGLNATFLQLLRAYAVFSNEGKLTTPYLVQRETAPNGDIYIPSPKPTFQVINPKSARKMKETLIKVVRYGTGKNAQFEGLYIGGKTGTARVAKNGSYSVQSYNSSFFGFAEDEKQVFTIGVVILGSHGKEEYYASKIAAPIFKEITEILVRYNYLSPSIAIQNALEKNRFKIK